The Vallitalea longa genome includes a window with the following:
- a CDS encoding DUF1893 domain-containing protein — protein MRQLDNYELENNNYTCMVKHNDKVVFTSKEKGVKPLLDYINEEYDYTNITVIDKIIGKGAMCLAIKCKATKVITPIISQKALDTANMYNVDVHYKEIVPEIINRTGTGPCPIENAVSSINNIEEAYSVIINTLQELSNK, from the coding sequence ATGCGACAGCTTGATAATTATGAATTAGAAAATAATAATTATACATGTATGGTTAAACATAATGATAAAGTAGTATTTACTTCAAAAGAAAAAGGTGTAAAACCTTTGCTGGATTATATTAATGAAGAATATGATTATACCAATATAACAGTCATTGATAAAATCATAGGAAAAGGCGCAATGTGTTTGGCTATCAAATGTAAAGCTACGAAAGTTATTACTCCTATCATAAGCCAAAAAGCTTTAGATACAGCTAATATGTATAATGTAGATGTACATTATAAAGAAATTGTACCTGAAATAATCAATAGAACAGGTACAGGACCTTGTCCAATAGAAAATGCAGTGTCTAGTATTAATAATATAGAAGAAGCGTATAGTGTTATTATTAATACTTTACAGGAACTATCAAATAAATGA
- a CDS encoding glycoside-pentoside-hexuronide (GPH):cation symporter → MNQVKEHLKMSEKIGYAMGDLACNLVFQTISIFLLIYYTDIFGISPAAASTLFLVARLWDAINDPIMGGIVDRTNTKWGKFRPYLLWGAIPFGILAVLCFTTPDFSYTGKLVYAYITYIGLGMAYTFINVPYGALTSSMTQDSSDRASLSSIRMFFAMTGGLIVAVGIPSLTKSLGDGNPAKGYQLTMIIFAVISVVLLMITFFTTKERHTSINENKVSKINLKTIVKIFKANHPLQIICLAFVILFGNNAITGSVGVYFFKYNLMREDLISLNLVLSMVVTLISLLFTPLLLKKMEKKNIFILGMAITLIRPIVSFTTSVPLILIGSVIGSIGAGFATGVVWGLVPDTIEYGEYKTGIRAEGTIYAIVGFFFKFGMALGGMIPGFVLQMTGYIENTVQTTTALIGIQSLVSIVPLLLIIVLIIVLNFYKLDNKTYSKILIELKNRQNNRKDVNNV, encoded by the coding sequence ATGAATCAAGTTAAAGAACATTTAAAAATGAGTGAAAAAATAGGTTATGCTATGGGGGATTTAGCATGTAATTTAGTATTTCAGACTATCAGTATCTTTTTGTTGATTTACTATACGGATATATTCGGAATTTCACCAGCAGCAGCTTCAACACTCTTCTTAGTAGCAAGATTATGGGATGCCATTAATGATCCTATAATGGGAGGTATTGTTGATAGGACGAATACAAAATGGGGTAAATTCAGACCTTATTTATTATGGGGGGCAATACCATTTGGTATTTTAGCTGTTCTTTGTTTTACTACTCCTGATTTTTCATATACTGGAAAATTAGTTTATGCATATATAACTTATATAGGATTAGGTATGGCATATACATTTATAAATGTGCCTTACGGTGCGTTGACTTCATCAATGACACAGGATTCGTCTGACAGAGCTAGTTTGTCATCAATAAGGATGTTTTTTGCCATGACTGGTGGGTTAATAGTTGCAGTAGGTATTCCATCATTAACAAAAAGTCTAGGTGATGGTAATCCAGCAAAAGGGTATCAATTGACTATGATTATATTTGCTGTTATATCTGTCGTTTTATTGATGATTACCTTTTTTACAACAAAAGAAAGGCACACTTCAATAAATGAAAATAAGGTTTCAAAAATTAATTTGAAAACCATTGTCAAGATATTTAAAGCAAATCATCCATTACAAATTATATGTTTAGCGTTTGTAATTCTTTTTGGTAATAATGCTATAACAGGTTCAGTAGGTGTTTATTTCTTTAAATATAATTTGATGAGAGAAGATTTGATTTCACTAAATCTAGTTCTATCAATGGTAGTTACATTAATTTCATTACTATTTACACCATTATTACTAAAAAAAATGGAGAAAAAAAATATATTTATACTAGGTATGGCAATAACGTTAATTAGACCAATCGTATCTTTTACAACATCTGTTCCACTTATATTAATTGGAAGTGTTATTGGTTCGATAGGAGCTGGTTTTGCAACAGGAGTTGTATGGGGGTTAGTACCAGATACAATTGAATATGGTGAATATAAAACAGGCATAAGAGCAGAAGGTACTATATATGCTATTGTAGGATTTTTCTTCAAATTTGGTATGGCACTTGGAGGAATGATACCAGGTTTCGTACTTCAGATGACAGGTTATATAGAGAATACAGTTCAAACAACAACAGCTTTAATAGGAATTCAGAGTCTAGTATCAATTGTTCCATTATTACTGATAATAGTATTAATTATAGTTTTGAATTTTTATAAGCTTGACAATAAAACATATAGTAAAATTCTAATAGAATTAAAGAACCGACAGAATAATAGAAAGGATGTTAATAATGTTTAA
- a CDS encoding ECF transporter S component, producing MKSKQLVYTALFAALGVVLPQMFHVFGNLAGSIFLPMHIPVLLAGFVCGPISGLLVGLVSVLISHVFTGMPPVPNLFFMIVELPVYGLMAGLLFNKYELNIIVSLISAMVTGRIVVGFMIFAATNLLGITLPKFISFTGMIVTGLPGIALQLVVIPSIMVLIKKVGYQNATA from the coding sequence ATGAAGAGTAAACAATTGGTCTATACAGCATTATTTGCAGCATTAGGAGTTGTATTACCTCAGATGTTTCATGTTTTTGGCAATTTGGCAGGGAGTATTTTCTTACCTATGCATATACCTGTTCTTTTAGCAGGTTTTGTATGTGGTCCTATAAGTGGATTATTAGTAGGTTTAGTATCTGTATTGATTAGTCATGTTTTTACTGGAATGCCACCAGTACCTAATCTGTTTTTTATGATAGTTGAGTTGCCTGTATATGGATTGATGGCAGGTCTATTATTTAATAAATATGAATTGAATATAATTGTATCGTTGATTTCTGCTATGGTTACAGGTAGAATAGTTGTAGGTTTCATGATATTTGCTGCAACAAATCTGTTGGGTATTACGCTTCCTAAGTTTATCAGTTTTACAGGGATGATAGTGACTGGACTACCAGGAATAGCATTACAATTGGTAGTAATTCCTTCAATAATGGTCTTGATTAAGAAAGTAGGGTATCAAAATGCGACAGCTTGA
- a CDS encoding AraC family transcriptional regulator: MDISSYKEKMFMYTMTTGLPISLYTSSAKLIHQINIPEIPFSFLGVFSLEQIIRDKKLFYNHKTNFEEYFISLRITSEIYNDLIVVVGPFKYKMLTNNEIKSIANQHVGKYRMVALQKYYYSLPIAKIGSINQHYKYLESLFNSTHIVFNDVDKDIICVNSLEKNIIEYREIDFYHHNYFSEKQYLNMMFKGRVNLYEDLDLSNIEAGTIANNYIRNRKNLCIINIGIFERYAIEQGLETHISFTIGDTYLRMVEECKNLSDIDIIMQTAFRKYKQALDLVYKSKYSKIINTTIKYINNNLSNKLSLNAVAKHVNVHPNYLSKLIKKELGMSFTDYILKEKIDESKLLLKYSNNSLSDITGILGFSSKSYFIKCFKKIEGITPGEYVKKHN; the protein is encoded by the coding sequence ATGGATATATCCTCATATAAAGAAAAAATGTTCATGTACACTATGACAACTGGTCTACCAATAAGTTTATATACCAGTAGTGCTAAACTCATTCACCAAATTAATATTCCTGAAATACCCTTCAGTTTTTTAGGAGTTTTTTCACTAGAACAAATAATAAGGGATAAGAAATTATTTTATAATCATAAAACAAATTTTGAAGAATATTTTATTTCGTTACGCATAACTTCTGAAATTTATAATGATTTGATTGTTGTAGTTGGTCCATTTAAATACAAAATGCTTACCAACAATGAAATAAAATCTATTGCAAATCAACATGTTGGTAAATATAGAATGGTTGCATTACAAAAATATTATTATAGTCTCCCTATAGCTAAAATAGGTTCAATCAATCAGCACTATAAATATCTTGAATCTCTTTTTAACAGTACCCATATAGTATTTAATGACGTAGACAAAGATATAATATGTGTTAATTCTCTTGAAAAAAATATTATAGAATATAGAGAAATTGACTTCTACCATCATAATTATTTTTCAGAAAAACAGTATCTTAATATGATGTTTAAAGGCAGAGTCAATCTATATGAAGATTTGGATTTATCTAATATCGAAGCCGGTACAATAGCTAATAATTATATCAGAAACAGAAAGAATCTATGTATTATCAATATTGGTATATTTGAGAGATATGCAATCGAGCAAGGACTTGAAACTCATATTTCATTTACAATAGGAGATACTTATTTGAGGATGGTAGAAGAATGCAAAAATCTATCCGATATAGATATCATCATGCAAACAGCATTTAGGAAATACAAACAAGCTTTAGATCTAGTTTATAAAAGTAAATATTCAAAAATAATAAATACTACTATAAAATATATTAATAATAACTTATCAAACAAACTATCATTAAATGCTGTAGCAAAGCATGTGAATGTACATCCAAATTACCTATCCAAATTGATAAAAAAAGAACTTGGTATGTCTTTTACCGATTATATTTTAAAAGAAAAGATTGATGAATCAAAATTGTTACTTAAATATTCCAACAATTCATTATCAGATATAACTGGTATTCTAGGTTTTAGTTCTAAAAGCTATTTTATAAAATGTTTTAAAAAAATAGAGGGAATAACTCCTGGAGAATATGTAAAAAAACATAATTGA